The sequence below is a genomic window from Cygnus olor isolate bCygOlo1 chromosome 7, bCygOlo1.pri.v2, whole genome shotgun sequence.
CATCTCGTGACTATCTCTAGTGCTTCAGACTTTCTTCCTTGGGCCTTTGAATCCCCGGGTGGCGCCTTGCCCGAAGCAAATTGTGGATGGGACCCTGGAAAGAGAGACATCTGTTAACACGCATTTGTGAGATCTTTGCTCTTTGTGTATCAGCAGAGGTCCTGCTGTGACCATTCAATTATCAGGAACGttcatgctttaaaatgagaagCTGGCTTAGCCCAAGAATGCAAGGCAATGGTGCTGGAGTTGAATGAGTTAAGTGATCTTTATTTGGTACCAGTGCAGAACTGACTGCTGCACAGAGTAAGACTTGAAGCACAGggctcagctgcagcctgtgttAGGAAGTCTTGCAGAAACAGTCACTGATTTCAGCTTTTGCCAGCACATTAAGCACTGCAGGAGCTCTGTAGGATACAAGTTGCTAGTGCAAAGGTCTGGCTGCACACTGATTCGCTTGGACAAGCTCTCAGTATGCTTATAGCCAGCCCGTTTCCCAACACCCATGCCCATCCCTTAACACCCCACCTCCCACAGGATCACTGGGATGTTTTATGCCTTGAGTGATTTCCAGCACCCAGGATGGGAAGAGCAAGGTATCACAGACACCAAAGCAAAATTTCTAAATCGCCAAAGCCTATTTCAAAATATGGGGGAAACACtgtcttcttttccatttattctgCACATTTCATTTGTGTGCTGGAGGGCTCTCTCTCTTCACAAGCAGGTACAAGCTGTTACAAAATGTAATATGCCACTGGGAAATtagagtggttttttttttctggaggtgTATGATTGCGAAGAGCAGAAGCAACAGTAAAAGAGGCCTTTCAGTAAAGTCTCTTATGACCAGGAGCATCATGTCAAATTCaagacagcttttcttccttgcttaTAACCTGTTACTCCTGAAAAAGCAGTCGAGCTTAAAATGTCACTCTGTCAGCCAGTTAGCATCACCTTAACCCCATGGACATGTAAAGCAACAGTTTTCTGTCACATAGACCATTACATGCTACTGTCAAAAGCAGACCCAGTAGGCTGTAGCATGTTGGTGAGCACTTTCAGACATGGTTTCACAATTTAGAGTTGTGAAACAGCATAATTTTACAGACAAAGCGAAGTGCAAATGCCAATGGAAGTGCGAGGGAGCTGAGGTCCCTGTGCGGCACTCCAGCACAGTTGTGGGCGCACCACACTTCTTCCAGACTGCGAGCGTCTCAGATGCAGCAAACTCAGAACAAAGTATCCCTTTGCTAGCTGGAATAGTATAAGGAAAACCTGGAACTATTAGTGCCGAGACCAGGATACTTGAACTATATTGACCACTACCACTGTCACTAAAATGTCAATAATCCAGGTGCTGTGAAGAGGGTGACACGCTGCTTCAGTGACCTTTGGATCACATCACATGCTGCTACTGTGTGTAGATTTTACAGTAAGTGATAAAGATGATTTCAAAAGTCAAGGCAGTATTAGGCTGTTCAGATTCAATTTTCTGTAATGCCTTTATctaaaaaccagaaaatacagcaatgcTGATCTGGCCTTGGAAAAGGTAAGTAGGGTGTTCACCTACTTTATTTATACCTTGTCCTGTGACTGCATGGGAGCCCAGAAAGCTACAGCCAAACACACCAGCTTGGCCCAGAGTCAGCTAGGATGGGAAAGCACTACAAAGCAGGACAGAAACTTGTTTGAATACTTTAGGGCTTAGACTCCAACAGAATTACCTTCAGACCCATGCCATTCTGCAGTACTCTGGGAAGAGATCATGGGCTGGCAGAGTAACAGAAACAACTTGCTAACAAGGCTTTTACAGCATACACGCACTTTTTATTCcttatgcttttctcttttttaaaaagggcttttaaaaaataaatagaaatattaccTCTTTTATCTTCAATACAGAGACACCCTGAGCTGTGTTGCAGTATGAAACTAAGATGGTACAGTTCCAACCCTGGAAATTTTTGCCTGTGAAGGCAAGTGGTACAGACCTGGATTTATAGAGTCGTTTCTCTGGCACtgaagggctggggctggctgcaggctgaggGATCTCCATGCTCTCACTGGGCCCTACTTCCATGGGGTCCACTTGGAATTGCTCCGAAGTCTCCATGCTGACATCCATTGGCACACTTGCACACTGCTGCGTGGGACAGCTCATGTGCTTGGTGCCActgcaaagacaaaattttgtATCCTTTCTCAGCAGATGCCATGTGAGCCCAgagcaaaggaaacaaaaggtaTTTCATGATGAAGTTATAAAGCAGGTCAAGTCAGACTTTTGTGAGTTATTGCAAGAAAGACATTTGGCTACACAAAACACCCACAGAGGCCATAAAGCTGCTTGAGAGCTAAGCAAAAGTATTTAGCACTGCTGCGTTATAGCACACAGCTTAGTCCCTAAGTTTTATTCTTCTATCCATAAAGCATAACTTATTCACAGGCTTGATTCCCAACTTAGGTTGGACAGGACCTCTGAAGGCCTTTAGTCCAATCCTCTGCCTCAGACAGGATTTACTGTATGACTGGAGCAGGTCACCCAAGCAAGCGCTGAAAGACTCCATAGACCCAGGCTCCCTGTCCCTTTAGGAACCCATCACATGGCTGCACCCCCATGGCAGGAAAGGAATTTTCTCTTCatcccatcatccaggtcactgACAATGGTTTTAAGCAATATCAGTCCCTGTATTAATCCCTGTAGTAAATGCAGCGCTTGAAATGAGCAGCCAGCTGGGAAAACCATCCACTAAATTTACAAAGGCTCCCTACTCACACTTTTCGGGAGTGGAATATCACAAAGAGTTGCAGATAAAGCAGGAAACATGCAAAAGGTGATGCAGAGAGGCATTGGACTTTGCATTTAAACTCAAGAAAGCATGAGAGAACTGACACACTTCAACATTAAGATAAGGcagaaaacttaatttctgaGTCTTATAAGGTAAAAACTTGCTTACTCTGGAAAGGGAGCAAACCAGCAGAGAAGCACAACACTACCTCTACATGGGAAAGCCAGTTGTGATACTGCAATTCAACAGTTaccttttcactttctttggTCTACCAAATCGGAAGTCAGCAGGGTAAAGGTGAACGGTGACCAAGTGatcctttctgtctttgctgCTCTTGAATTTCTCTGTACAGCCTTCTACCAAGCACTTGTActggaagacaggaaaaaaggacATCACTGGCAAAGGCAACCTATGGGGGATGCAGGATCATTTTGGTGGGTTCCCCTCCTCCTTCATAATGTCTGAATGGAGCAAAACTAGAAGTTAATGTGGCTTTCCCAGTCTTACTGCCTTGCCAGCATCCCGCCACACACAGGACAACTGCCACTTCCACAGGACTCATCCAGTGGAAGACTCACCATGTTCTGTTTCTCGGCCATTATCTGGAAGAGTGAGTCATGCCACTCCAAGATGTGGATATCCAAGAGATGCCCTGAAGGAAAGGAGCGCTTGCAGAAGGAGCAGACATTCCTGTGCAGCGTGTTGTAGTGGTGCTCATAGCCCTCCAGGGTGTCAAAGACCTGGGAGCACCCAGAGATGTGACAACAGAATTCAGATACCCTATGAGGAAATTAGGACATCAACAGTATGTTACAGCCATACTCAATATATAAATTAGTGCCTTAATCTAAGCTGCATGTATCTCTTTAGAAGATTTTAACTGTGGCCTTTTtaagaagaaaggggagaagaagaattgcagcctgcagctccttcacggggagcggaggggcaggcgctgagctctgctctctggggacagcgacaggacccgagggaacggcacggagctgggacaggggagggtcaggctggtgttagggaaaggttctgcacccagaggtggtcgggcactgggacaggctgcccagggactgggcacggcaccgagcctgacAGAGCTGAAGGAGCGTTTGGACACCGCTCTCAGACAGGGGGTTTGGGGtttgggtggtgctgtgtggagccaggagctgggctcgGTGATCCTTGCGGGACCCTGCCAGCTCGGGGTATTCGATGACTTTTTCGCGAACAATCCGTAAACCAGACGAAAGACGCGACGGAGTTAGGACCGTAACGGTGCCGCTCACTGCGGTCCCCTGTCGGCTGCCACAACCCCAGCACCGAACCTGGGTCTCTCCGCCTCCTCGGCCCGGCCCGTGAGGGCGTCCCGCAGGTACAGGTGCCTCTGCACGTCGCCGTCCTGCAAGAGGAGAGgcgagctgggggctgcccgcggccgcgccgctgccccccgccccgcctcgccccgctcCGCCTCACCTCCAGCAGCGGGTGCTGCGGGTCCAGGCGCAGGCGGCGCGGGGCGAAGGAGAAGGGCGGCCGCGGcggagcccggcggggcggcggggcgggtGGCAGCGGGGGCCGCTCCCGCAGGCGGCGGAGCAGCGCCatggggccgggccgggcagcgcgCAGGCGCCAGCAGCGCTTCCGTGGGGAGGCGGCGGAGGCTTCCGGGCGGAGTCCCGCggcgggctggggctggggctggggctggggctgggggagccgcTCGGAGCCGCGGGGTGAGGacggggcgcggcggggcgggagggggcaCGGCGGCGGAGGCCGGGAGGGAGCGGAGCCGCCGCTCGGGGCTGGCCCCGGGGCGGGGACCCACCGCTCGCGGGCTCCTCGCCGGGCGGAGCCTCGCGCTGGGGCCTTCGGGCAGCCGCTCCAAAcggttctttttcttttttttcttctttctcttcctctttctcttttttccatttccttttcctttt
It includes:
- the ZNF511 gene encoding zinc finger protein 511: MALLRRLRERPPLPPAPPPRRAPPRPPFSFAPRRLRLDPQHPLLEDGDVQRHLYLRDALTGRAEEAERPRVSEFCCHISGCSQVFDTLEGYEHHYNTLHRNVCSFCKRSFPSGHLLDIHILEWHDSLFQIMAEKQNMYKCLVEGCTEKFKSSKDRKDHLVTVHLYPADFRFGRPKKVKSGTKHMSCPTQQCASVPMDVSMETSEQFQVDPMEVGPSESMEIPQPAASPSPSVPEKRLYKSRVPSTICFGQGATRGFKGPRKKV